One window of the Eucalyptus grandis isolate ANBG69807.140 chromosome 8, ASM1654582v1, whole genome shotgun sequence genome contains the following:
- the LOC104441060 gene encoding endonuclease 1 — MKMSSLGLLASMCMVFMLVAGVHCWSKEGHIMTCQIAQSLLKPEVDEVVRHLLPPYAKGDLSSLCVWPDQIRHWHKYQWTSPLHFIDTPDDACSFDYARDCHDPHGKEDMCVAGAVTNFTSQLLHYKEGTADRRYNMTEALLFLSHFMGDLHQPMHIGFTSDRGGNSIELRWFRHKSNLHHVWDREIILTAEKDYYEKDMTLLLQDIEANYTDGAWSDDTSSWTHCDDLDSCPSKYAAESIAIACKYGYKGVEPGVTLADDYFDSRMPIVMKRVAQGGVRLAMFLNRALGDDDGQEEGVASPT; from the exons ATGAAAATGTCTTCTCTTGGGTTGTTGGCATCAATGTGTATGGTTTTCATGTTGGTGGCTGGGGTCCATTGCTGGAGCAAAGAAGGGCACATCATGACATGTCAAATTGCACAG TCTCTACTGAAGCCGGAGGTGGATGAAGTCGTCCGGCATCTATTACCGCCATACGCCAAAGGCGACCTCTCTTCGCTCTGCGTATGGCCGGATCAAATCCGGCACTGGCACAAGTACCAGTGGACAAGCCCGCTCCACTTCATCGACACCCCGGACGACGCTTGCAGCTTCGACTATGCTA GGGATTGCCACGATCCACACGGCAAGGAGGACATGTGTGTTGCTGGTGCCGTCACAAACTTCACTTCTCAGCTCTTGCATTACAAAGAGGGAACTGCAGATCGAAGAT ATAATATGACAGAAGCCTTGTTATTCTTGTCACACTTCATGGGAGATCTTCATCAG CCGATGCACATCGGGTTCACGAGCGACAGAGGAGGGAACTCTATCGAGCTGCGCTGGTTCAGGCACAAATCTAATCTTCATCAT GTATGGGATAGGGAGATCATTTTGACAGCAGAAAAAGATTACTACGAGAAGGACATGACCCTCCTCCTTCAAGACATTGAGGCCAACTACACTgac GGGGCTTGGTCAGATGATACTTCGTCATGGACCCACTGCGACGACCTCGACTCATGTCCGAGCAAGTATGCAGCTGAGAGCATAGCCATTGCCTGCAAATATGGTTACAAAGGCGTTGAGCCGGGCGTCACTCTTGCAG ATGACTACTTTGACTCGAGGATGCCGATCGTCATGAAAAGAGTCGCTCAAGGCGGGGTCCGGTTGGCGATGTTTCTGAACCGAGCTCTCGGTGATGATGATGGCCAAGAAGAAGGGGTTGCATCCCCAACATAG